Proteins encoded by one window of Cylindrospermum stagnale PCC 7417:
- a CDS encoding GDSL-type esterase/lipase family protein, with translation MREPYLLAASLLTGLAIPASALPQMTTSSLPENSQFLWDLKQGSQPTVAKNIIPSVDISLPEFSSQALSALEGSQSTVAKNIIPSVDISLPEFSNKVLPALRTSLLNPISPETNRTLVSGSQLYYQRLASLKTGQIYTRADDDNLQSTWESANKQQLTYEDWKSLLASEAKALAEGQGENRLSILVGDSLSMWFPREKLPAGKLWLNQGISGDTASGVFKRLAAFSATRPDAIYLMVGINDLRKGASDEAILRNHRRIIHRLRRNHPSAQIIVQSILPTRLTTISNSRIRHLNAQIALIAKQEGANYLNIHHWFTDVEGNLSPDLTTDGLHLSPNGYHVWQSAIQQIEVKLAGRQN, from the coding sequence ATGAGGGAACCTTATCTGTTGGCAGCAAGCTTGTTAACAGGATTGGCAATACCAGCATCGGCTCTTCCACAGATGACGACGAGTAGCCTGCCAGAAAATTCTCAATTCCTGTGGGATTTAAAACAGGGTTCGCAGCCAACAGTAGCTAAGAACATCATCCCTAGCGTTGACATCTCTTTACCAGAATTCAGTAGCCAAGCTTTGTCAGCACTAGAAGGTTCGCAGTCAACAGTAGCTAAGAACATCATTCCCAGCGTTGACATCTCTTTACCAGAATTTAGCAACAAAGTTTTACCCGCGCTAAGAACTTCATTACTCAACCCTATTTCCCCAGAAACTAACCGTACTCTGGTATCTGGAAGTCAACTTTACTATCAAAGATTAGCGTCGCTGAAAACTGGTCAGATTTACACACGCGCGGATGATGATAACTTACAGTCAACGTGGGAGTCAGCCAACAAACAGCAATTAACTTATGAGGATTGGAAAAGTTTATTAGCCTCGGAAGCCAAAGCTCTGGCTGAAGGACAAGGTGAAAATCGTCTGAGTATCTTAGTGGGTGATTCCTTGAGTATGTGGTTTCCCAGGGAAAAACTACCTGCTGGTAAATTGTGGCTGAATCAAGGCATATCTGGAGATACTGCCAGTGGTGTCTTCAAAAGATTGGCAGCATTTTCAGCAACGCGGCCAGATGCGATTTACCTGATGGTTGGCATTAATGACTTACGAAAGGGAGCTAGTGATGAAGCAATTTTGCGTAATCATCGCCGGATTATTCACCGATTACGCCGGAATCACCCAAGCGCCCAGATAATTGTCCAATCTATTTTGCCAACTCGCCTGACGACAATTTCCAACAGTCGCATTCGTCATCTCAATGCCCAAATTGCCTTGATTGCCAAACAAGAAGGAGCTAATTATCTAAATATCCATCATTGGTTTACAGACGTTGAAGGCAATTTAAGCCCAGATTTGACTACAGACGGACTGCATCTGTCGCCAAATGGGTATCATGTTTGGCAATCAGCAATACAGCAGATAGAAGTCAAACTCGCTGGGCGTCAAAATTGA
- the larE gene encoding ATP-dependent sacrificial sulfur transferase LarE, translating to MMLTEKLEQLKALFREMEQALIAYSGGVDSTLVAKIAYDVLGDRALAVTAVSPSLLPEELEDAKIQAATIGIRHQVVQTNEMDNPNYTSNPVNRCYFCKSELHDTLKPLALELGYPYVVDGVNADDLHDYRPGIQAAKERGARSPLAELSVTKAEVRQLSQQLGLPWWDKPAQPCLSSRFPYGEEITIAKLQRVGRAEIYLRKLGFENLRVRSEGETARIELPPAQIKDFVVTTDLSAVVSAFQNFGFIYVTLDLEGYRSGKLNQVLNQEALSVKA from the coding sequence ATGATGCTGACAGAAAAACTGGAGCAACTAAAAGCCTTATTTAGAGAAATGGAGCAGGCATTGATTGCCTACTCTGGGGGCGTTGATAGCACCTTGGTTGCCAAGATTGCTTATGATGTGTTGGGCGATCGCGCTTTGGCTGTGACTGCTGTTTCTCCTTCGCTATTACCAGAAGAGTTGGAAGACGCCAAAATACAAGCCGCAACTATTGGGATTAGGCATCAAGTGGTCCAGACGAATGAAATGGACAATCCCAATTACACCTCTAACCCAGTTAACCGCTGCTATTTTTGCAAAAGTGAATTGCACGACACTCTCAAACCTTTAGCGTTGGAGTTGGGTTATCCTTACGTGGTAGATGGGGTAAACGCTGATGATTTGCATGATTATCGCCCAGGAATACAGGCAGCCAAGGAAAGAGGTGCGCGATCGCCTTTAGCCGAACTTAGCGTCACCAAAGCTGAAGTCCGTCAACTTTCACAACAACTCGGTTTACCTTGGTGGGATAAACCCGCCCAACCCTGCCTCAGTTCCCGCTTCCCCTATGGTGAAGAAATTACCATAGCCAAGTTACAACGAGTGGGAAGGGCAGAAATTTATCTGCGAAAGCTAGGGTTTGAAAATTTGCGGGTACGCTCAGAAGGGGAAACAGCACGCATTGAATTGCCACCAGCACAAATTAAAGATTTTGTCGTAACCACGGATTTATCTGCTGTAGTGTCTGCATTTCAGAATTTCGGATTTATCTACGTCACCCTAGATTTAGAAGGTTATCGCAGCGGTAAGTTAAATCAAGTTTTAAATCAGGAAGCCTTAAGTGTTAAAGCATAA
- the hrmK gene encoding hybrid histidine kinase/response regulator HrmK produces MQQSSSLPEQNSPIDATPTLLKTIQQLRAELWLESSLNQLQSRLSDCLFSAFTTISQATATEAEIFQTVVNELNTALNTNRMAFTQCAVGIALFQPQETVGEICFVSRSPSRRSQHPLLEVMPKTGKKLWLKLKEVITLEDLQYMEKQQPQSAWRLVEDANGVIVVGWLIIATTRIRSNGGSLKASQAQLRSQLVTRTAQQCAKSLAHLKQIQSLQQRSQNLGSSNQELERTNQLKNQFLANTSHEIRTPLSSIIGFTHLLLAQGYDPTRERHQEYLKIIQSSGKHLLGLINDILDLSKIEANQLEVQWEIVDVPVLCRNVFALVKEKAANRGLKLRLEVDSHVTTLIADPLRLKQMLLNLLFNALKFTSRGIVGLEVIPKGGFVHFTVWDTGTGIAQENLDQLFQPYHQIINPLAGRNEGTGLGLVVTRKLAEIHGGSLEVVSEVGHGSRFTIALPLEPIGEVLAAVEDQQLGRLAESHSPISENPITPSASREILLVEDNAPNAELMGIYLSKLGYQVSWVMTAAQMWVTLKQIEPTVILMDVTLPDANGLNLVQQLRSHQQYQQIPIIAQTAMAMKGDRETCLASGVNDYISKPIDLPLLASLVAKYSKPLLGNDQ; encoded by the coding sequence ATGCAGCAGTCTTCAAGCTTACCAGAACAGAACTCACCGATAGATGCAACGCCAACTCTTTTGAAAACAATCCAGCAACTTCGTGCCGAGTTGTGGCTGGAGAGCAGCTTGAATCAGTTGCAAAGTCGCCTTAGTGATTGTCTGTTTTCTGCTTTTACCACGATTTCACAAGCAACAGCCACAGAAGCAGAAATTTTCCAAACTGTGGTGAACGAACTCAATACCGCTTTAAACACCAATAGAATGGCGTTTACGCAGTGTGCAGTAGGCATCGCTCTGTTTCAACCACAAGAAACAGTTGGTGAAATTTGCTTTGTTTCTCGTTCCCCATCCCGGAGATCGCAACATCCACTTCTAGAAGTGATGCCCAAAACTGGAAAAAAGCTGTGGTTGAAATTAAAAGAGGTGATAACTCTTGAAGATTTGCAGTACATGGAAAAACAACAACCACAGAGTGCTTGGCGTTTAGTCGAGGATGCTAACGGTGTGATCGTCGTCGGCTGGCTAATTATCGCTACAACACGCATTCGGTCTAATGGCGGCTCACTCAAAGCATCACAAGCTCAACTTAGATCGCAATTGGTGACAAGAACAGCCCAGCAGTGCGCTAAATCCTTAGCACATCTGAAGCAAATACAATCTTTGCAGCAACGCTCTCAAAACTTAGGTAGCTCTAATCAGGAACTGGAACGCACCAATCAACTCAAAAACCAATTTTTGGCAAATACCAGTCACGAAATCCGCACACCACTAAGTTCGATTATTGGATTCACCCACCTGCTCTTAGCCCAAGGCTACGATCCAACTAGAGAGCGCCACCAAGAGTATTTAAAGATCATCCAATCAAGCGGTAAACATCTCCTAGGTTTGATTAATGATATTTTGGATCTCTCCAAAATTGAGGCAAACCAACTGGAAGTACAGTGGGAAATAGTGGATGTTCCAGTTTTGTGTCGCAATGTTTTCGCTTTAGTGAAAGAGAAAGCTGCTAATAGGGGTTTGAAACTACGTCTAGAAGTAGATTCTCATGTCACAACCCTAATAGCTGACCCCTTACGACTCAAGCAAATGCTGTTGAATTTACTCTTCAATGCCCTCAAATTTACTAGCAGGGGCATTGTTGGGTTAGAGGTTATTCCCAAAGGTGGATTTGTGCATTTTACAGTTTGGGATACTGGCACTGGCATCGCGCAGGAAAACCTAGATCAACTGTTTCAACCTTATCACCAAATTATTAACCCTCTAGCTGGTCGCAATGAAGGTACTGGTTTGGGCTTAGTAGTGACTCGGAAACTTGCGGAAATTCATGGTGGTTCTTTGGAAGTGGTATCGGAAGTCGGTCACGGCTCGCGGTTCACCATCGCCCTACCCCTCGAGCCAATTGGGGAGGTTTTGGCAGCAGTGGAAGATCAGCAGCTAGGAAGATTGGCAGAAAGTCATTCCCCGATTTCAGAAAATCCGATCACTCCAAGCGCCTCTCGAGAGATTTTGTTGGTGGAAGATAACGCACCCAATGCCGAGTTGATGGGAATTTATCTCAGTAAATTAGGATATCAGGTAAGTTGGGTAATGACTGCTGCCCAAATGTGGGTAACTCTAAAACAGATAGAACCGACAGTGATTTTAATGGATGTAACCCTGCCGGATGCAAATGGTCTTAATTTGGTGCAACAACTGCGATCGCATCAGCAATATCAGCAGATACCGATTATTGCCCAAACAGCAATGGCCATGAAAGGCGATCGCGAAACTTGTCTGGCATCTGGTGTTAATGACTATATTTCTAAACCGATTGATTTACCACTTTTAGCAAGTTTAGTAGCAAAGTATAGCAAACCACTGTTGGGTAATGACCAATGA
- a CDS encoding branched-chain amino acid ABC transporter permease, which translates to MDAQLTQLIINGIAVGSIIALAAVGLTLTYGILRLSNFAHGDFLTLGAYLTLWVNTIGVNIWLSMILAAAGTVAAMLLAEKLLWSRMRSLRATSTTLIIISIGLALFLRNGIIFLWGGKNQNYNLPVTPALEIWGLKVPQNQLLVLGLAVLAILGLHYLLQNTKIGKAMRAVADDLDLARVSGINVDRVIFWTWLIAGTFTSLGGSMYGLITAVRPNMGWFLILPLFASVILGGIGNPYGAIAAAFMIGIAQEISTPWLGSQYKQGIALLMMILVLLIRPKGLFKGTI; encoded by the coding sequence ATGGATGCACAACTGACTCAATTAATTATCAATGGGATTGCTGTGGGGAGCATTATTGCTCTAGCAGCAGTCGGACTCACCCTTACCTATGGAATTTTGCGGTTGTCTAATTTTGCCCACGGGGATTTTCTAACTTTGGGGGCTTATCTGACGCTGTGGGTAAATACCATTGGGGTAAATATTTGGCTGTCGATGATTTTGGCAGCAGCAGGAACTGTAGCTGCGATGCTGTTGGCAGAAAAATTGCTCTGGTCAAGAATGCGCTCGCTCCGTGCTACTTCCACGACACTGATTATTATCTCTATCGGACTTGCCTTATTCCTTCGTAATGGAATTATTTTCCTTTGGGGGGGGAAAAACCAGAACTATAATCTACCTGTTACCCCTGCCTTAGAAATTTGGGGATTAAAAGTCCCGCAAAATCAATTATTGGTACTGGGGTTGGCAGTTCTGGCAATTTTGGGGCTACACTACCTGCTGCAAAACACCAAAATCGGTAAGGCGATGCGAGCAGTTGCTGACGATTTGGATTTAGCCAGAGTTTCTGGCATCAATGTTGACAGAGTAATTTTCTGGACTTGGCTAATTGCTGGCACTTTCACTTCTTTGGGCGGCAGTATGTATGGGTTGATTACAGCCGTGCGACCGAATATGGGCTGGTTTTTGATTTTGCCTTTGTTTGCCTCTGTAATTCTTGGGGGAATTGGTAACCCCTACGGTGCGATCGCAGCTGCTTTTATGATTGGCATTGCCCAAGAGATCAGTACGCCTTGGCTTGGTTCTCAGTACAAACAAGGTATAGCCCTATTGATGATGATTTTGGTGCTGCTCATTCGTCCCAAAGGTTTGTTCAAAGGCACAATTTGA
- a CDS encoding photosystem I protein PsaX, which yields MTAKSKNNSAVVETGAKPPYPFRTGWALLLLAINFLVAAYYFHIID from the coding sequence ATGACCGCTAAAAGCAAGAATAATTCAGCAGTTGTGGAAACTGGAGCTAAACCTCCCTATCCCTTTCGCACAGGTTGGGCATTACTGCTATTGGCTATCAACTTCTTGGTAGCAGCCTATTACTTCCACATCATTGACTAG
- the lipA gene encoding lipoyl synthase, with product MTSSQKAELKSEITAMPGWLRRPIGKASELSTVQRIIKQRQIHTICEEGRCPNRGECYAQKTATFLLMGPTCTRSCAFCQVDKGHAPMPVDPEEAQKVAEAVQLLGLRYVVLTSVARDDLPDGGAVHFVKTMETIRRSQPETQIEVLTPDFWGGAGVGETGQYERIAMIVTAKPACFNHNIETVRRLTGPVRRGAKYDRSLRVLAVVKEIDPTIPTKSGLMLGHGETIAEVIATMADLRAVGCDRLTMGQYMRPSLEHLPVQKYWTPEEFAQLGSIASSMGFSHVRSAPLVRSSYHAGEAGNG from the coding sequence ATGACTTCGTCACAAAAAGCCGAACTCAAGTCGGAAATTACGGCAATGCCTGGGTGGTTGCGCCGCCCCATCGGCAAAGCCAGTGAACTCTCTACCGTACAACGGATTATTAAGCAGCGCCAAATTCACACGATTTGCGAAGAAGGACGCTGTCCTAACCGGGGAGAGTGCTATGCCCAAAAAACTGCTACTTTTTTACTCATGGGTCCAACTTGCACACGCTCTTGTGCTTTTTGTCAAGTAGATAAAGGTCATGCACCGATGCCTGTTGATCCAGAGGAAGCACAAAAGGTGGCAGAGGCGGTGCAGCTTTTGGGATTGCGTTATGTGGTGTTAACTTCTGTAGCCCGTGATGATTTGCCCGATGGGGGAGCAGTCCACTTTGTAAAGACGATGGAGACTATCCGCCGATCGCAACCAGAAACTCAAATTGAAGTGCTGACACCAGACTTTTGGGGTGGTGCGGGTGTAGGGGAGACAGGTCAATACGAGCGAATAGCAATGATTGTGACTGCCAAGCCGGCTTGTTTCAACCATAATATTGAGACGGTGCGACGGCTAACTGGCCCAGTGCGTCGGGGGGCAAAGTACGATCGCTCTCTGCGGGTGCTGGCTGTAGTCAAAGAAATTGATCCGACTATTCCCACTAAATCAGGTTTGATGCTGGGACACGGAGAAACTATCGCCGAAGTAATCGCCACAATGGCGGATCTCAGGGCTGTAGGGTGCGATCGCCTAACTATGGGTCAGTATATGCGTCCTTCCTTAGAACATCTGCCCGTGCAAAAATACTGGACGCCAGAGGAATTTGCTCAACTGGGCAGCATAGCATCGTCCATGGGATTTAGCCATGTCCGTTCTGCTCCTTTGGTTCGTAGCTCCTACCACGCAGGGGAAGCGGGTAATGGGTAA
- a CDS encoding response regulator, giving the protein MASNKILVIDDTTVVRVKVREMLPPGNFEVLEAKDGLEGYNLIREEKLSLIMLDFLLPKMSGWEVFQQIQAQPELRKIPLVIMSGRKEEVTEKFQEPFEYFEFLGKPFDQKQLISAIQSAMKKAKLPRPTVPVTAASPKNGAGAVTTSSNGAVSTAEINALNEKIVKMQAEIDGLKKQLSQVVTFIKQKIK; this is encoded by the coding sequence GTGGCAAGTAACAAAATTTTAGTTATCGATGACACCACAGTTGTCAGGGTAAAAGTACGAGAAATGTTGCCTCCGGGCAATTTCGAGGTCTTGGAAGCAAAAGACGGTTTGGAAGGATACAATCTCATCCGTGAGGAAAAACTCAGCCTGATTATGTTAGATTTCCTGTTACCTAAAATGAGTGGCTGGGAAGTTTTCCAGCAAATTCAAGCCCAACCGGAGTTAAGGAAAATTCCCTTGGTTATTATGTCTGGTCGTAAGGAAGAGGTGACAGAGAAATTTCAAGAACCCTTTGAATATTTTGAATTTCTCGGCAAGCCTTTTGACCAGAAGCAACTAATTAGCGCGATTCAGTCAGCGATGAAAAAGGCTAAACTGCCGCGCCCCACCGTCCCAGTAACCGCCGCTTCCCCAAAAAATGGCGCAGGAGCAGTTACAACCTCTAGTAATGGAGCAGTTTCCACGGCAGAAATTAACGCACTGAATGAAAAAATTGTCAAGATGCAGGCGGAAATTGATGGTTTAAAGAAACAGCTATCTCAGGTTGTGACTTTTATTAAACAGAAAATCAAGTAG
- a CDS encoding WD40 repeat domain-containing protein has product MEPGLRLLIQLVLEFAPVMVNLIQKRTAASLTTNNYQFPKSIQGFIETVNSITQIDSSIAEFSQQKSLQQQLAVYYNETQSKIAQKERETALKLPEVHKIIDSWPLRLYPSQILESHISNGRTPLKIFLAPPRVQFDRFDHGTEGLSEIELRLAEGVREFINKHYSLHNPDRPTEFLAGAWDSKRFHSESSIKALFCALKTEPILILESENDGDHLNFRIAYWGLGQGNYYYQTISRLPYREILDGFAKTRALEWKKVRDELLSLGENAEEINNFGRENTINLAILEKSEKWENQGINVSNLGLQYQINHQDLEKFSQVLITCHCLVAAWVADAYHLVHNDVSPLLPELLPSLLINGLDLQSVQAIATGYKQVYQALQTERHFWIPELALQLAQSLSNLPDISWSQEQVDYSISTWLQLRQVSAQEVNSPLEAMQLAVRIEDEEYVQKLRKYFAAVGDTESVVCVDRLLEDIAHLKDKRNLESVNIRYTLTGHSSKVASVAISPDGEMLVSGCADKTINVWNLKTGKLIRTFTGNLGEVSSVAVSPNGNFLAVGSCEHPQSNVKVWHLKTGKLLHTLLGHQKPVNVVAISPDGQILASGSHKIKIWNLHKGDRICTLWHTSAVHAIAISTDGTILASGSSDTKIRLWNPHSGDPLRTLTGHTGEVTSIAISPNAKILLSASADKTIKIWHLNTGKLLHTLTGHSDEVKSIAISPDGQTLWSGSADTTIKMWHLSTGELLQTLTGHSGSVNSVALSVDGKFLGSGSTDKTIKIWQVVSNSDCKILYLKPIAGFSV; this is encoded by the coding sequence ATGGAGCCAGGTTTAAGGTTACTAATTCAACTGGTATTAGAGTTTGCACCTGTGATGGTAAATCTCATCCAAAAGAGAACAGCAGCTAGTCTAACTACCAATAACTACCAGTTCCCCAAATCAATCCAAGGATTCATTGAAACTGTAAATAGTATTACCCAGATAGATAGTTCTATTGCCGAATTTTCACAACAAAAATCTCTGCAACAGCAATTAGCAGTTTACTATAATGAAACGCAATCTAAAATAGCCCAGAAAGAGCGAGAAACAGCACTCAAGTTGCCAGAAGTTCATAAAATTATCGATAGCTGGCCGTTGAGATTATATCCTTCGCAAATTTTAGAATCTCACATCAGTAATGGACGCACCCCACTAAAAATTTTTCTGGCACCGCCGCGAGTGCAGTTTGACCGATTTGACCACGGGACTGAAGGACTTTCCGAAATTGAACTAAGGTTAGCTGAAGGGGTACGAGAGTTTATCAATAAGCATTATTCTCTGCACAATCCAGATAGACCGACGGAATTTTTAGCGGGAGCTTGGGATAGTAAACGTTTTCATAGTGAATCCAGCATTAAAGCTCTTTTTTGTGCATTAAAAACAGAGCCTATTTTAATTTTAGAATCTGAAAATGATGGAGATCATCTAAATTTTCGGATTGCTTACTGGGGATTAGGACAAGGTAATTATTACTACCAGACAATTTCTCGTTTACCTTATCGAGAAATTTTAGATGGGTTTGCTAAAACTCGTGCCTTGGAGTGGAAGAAAGTTAGAGATGAACTGCTCAGTCTGGGAGAAAATGCTGAAGAAATTAATAATTTTGGCAGGGAGAATACAATTAATTTAGCAATTTTAGAAAAGTCAGAGAAATGGGAAAATCAAGGAATTAATGTTAGTAATTTAGGATTACAATACCAAATTAATCATCAGGATTTAGAAAAATTTTCTCAGGTTTTAATTACCTGTCACTGTTTAGTTGCTGCTTGGGTGGCGGATGCTTATCACTTAGTTCATAATGATGTATCTCCTCTATTACCAGAGTTACTGCCAAGCTTGCTGATAAATGGGCTAGATTTACAATCAGTGCAAGCCATTGCCACAGGTTACAAACAAGTCTACCAAGCCTTACAAACCGAGAGACATTTCTGGATACCAGAGTTGGCTTTGCAATTAGCCCAAAGTTTATCTAATTTACCTGATATCTCTTGGTCACAGGAACAGGTTGATTACTCGATCAGTACATGGTTACAACTGCGGCAAGTATCAGCCCAAGAAGTAAATAGCCCCCTGGAGGCGATGCAATTAGCCGTTAGGATAGAAGATGAGGAATATGTCCAAAAGTTAAGAAAATATTTTGCGGCAGTTGGTGATACTGAAAGTGTTGTTTGTGTTGACAGACTTTTAGAGGATATTGCCCATCTCAAAGACAAACGCAATCTAGAATCTGTCAATATTAGATATACCCTCACAGGACATTCCAGTAAAGTTGCATCAGTAGCAATTAGTCCTGATGGCGAAATGTTAGTTAGTGGATGTGCAGATAAAACTATTAATGTCTGGAATCTCAAAACAGGTAAACTAATCCGCACTTTTACAGGAAATTTAGGAGAAGTCTCATCTGTGGCGGTGAGTCCTAATGGCAATTTTTTGGCAGTTGGCAGTTGCGAACACCCCCAAAGTAATGTCAAAGTGTGGCATTTAAAAACGGGTAAACTACTGCATACGCTATTAGGTCATCAAAAACCAGTCAATGTTGTGGCAATTAGTCCAGATGGGCAGATTCTCGCCAGTGGCAGTCATAAAATCAAGATTTGGAATTTGCATAAAGGCGATCGCATTTGTACTCTTTGGCATACATCCGCCGTTCATGCCATTGCCATCAGCACCGATGGTACTATCCTCGCCAGCGGCAGTTCTGACACCAAAATCAGGCTGTGGAACCCACACAGCGGCGATCCGTTACGCACACTCACAGGTCATACAGGTGAGGTAACATCAATAGCCATCAGTCCAAATGCCAAAATCCTTTTGAGCGCCAGTGCAGACAAAACTATCAAAATTTGGCACCTGAACACAGGTAAACTGCTGCATACCTTGACTGGACACTCAGACGAGGTAAAATCCATCGCCATTAGTCCGGATGGTCAAACCCTCTGGAGTGGCAGTGCAGACACCACCATCAAAATGTGGCATCTTTCTACAGGCGAACTGCTGCAAACCCTCACAGGACATTCTGGTTCAGTAAATTCAGTTGCCCTGAGTGTAGATGGTAAGTTTCTCGGCAGTGGTAGCACTGACAAAACGATTAAAATTTGGCAGGTGGTAAGCAATTCAGATTGCAAAATATTGTATCTAAAACCTATAGCTGGCTTCTCAGTCTAA
- a CDS encoding CoA-acylating methylmalonate-semialdehyde dehydrogenase, giving the protein MINNNVLPNYINGQWTASSATEYLAVINPATAKLLAQVPLSPASEVNQAAEAAATAFVTWRRTPPTERVQYLFKLKNLLEENFADLSRTITLECGKTLAESQGEMRRAIENVEVACGIPMMMQGTNLEDVARGIDETMIRQPLGVAAVICPFNFPGMIPFWFLPYAIACGNTYIIKPSEKVPLTMQKIVQLLERTGLPKGVVNLVNGAKAAVDAILDHPKIRAISFVGSTPVAKYIYSRGAANGKRLQCLGGAKNPIIILPDADVEMTTRIIADSAFGCAGQRCLAASIAVTVGEARHSFTDAIAETAKKRIVGNGLDQGVEMGPVITAQSKTRIEELIQQGREEGANLLVDGRYPKISGYEQGNFIRPTILQNVDRVGKIARTEIFGPVLSLIHLDSIDDAIALVNSGQYGNMACLFTSSGAASRKFRYEAEAGNIGINIGVAAPMAFFPFSGWKESFFGDLHGQSNHAVEFFTQTKVVVERWPSDWSRQF; this is encoded by the coding sequence ATGATAAACAACAACGTCTTACCAAACTATATCAACGGCCAGTGGACTGCATCTAGCGCTACAGAATACTTAGCGGTGATCAACCCAGCTACAGCAAAATTACTCGCTCAAGTTCCATTATCGCCAGCGTCTGAGGTGAATCAAGCCGCAGAAGCTGCCGCAACAGCTTTTGTGACATGGCGGCGCACTCCACCTACAGAGAGGGTGCAATATTTATTCAAACTCAAGAATTTGTTGGAAGAAAATTTTGCAGATTTATCTCGCACAATCACCTTGGAATGTGGTAAGACTTTGGCGGAATCTCAGGGCGAGATGCGTCGCGCTATTGAAAATGTGGAAGTCGCTTGTGGGATTCCGATGATGATGCAGGGGACTAACCTCGAAGATGTTGCTAGGGGGATTGATGAAACGATGATTCGCCAACCGTTGGGAGTGGCGGCGGTGATTTGTCCTTTCAATTTTCCGGGGATGATTCCCTTTTGGTTTTTACCTTATGCGATCGCTTGCGGTAATACCTACATTATCAAGCCGTCGGAAAAAGTGCCCCTGACAATGCAAAAAATTGTTCAGTTACTCGAACGCACTGGTTTACCCAAAGGGGTTGTAAATCTAGTCAACGGCGCCAAAGCAGCAGTAGATGCAATTTTAGATCACCCGAAAATCAGGGCGATTAGCTTTGTCGGTTCCACCCCAGTAGCTAAATATATCTATAGTCGGGGGGCGGCGAATGGCAAACGGTTGCAATGTCTTGGGGGTGCGAAAAATCCAATTATTATTTTGCCAGATGCGGATGTCGAAATGACCACCCGTATTATTGCTGACAGTGCTTTTGGTTGTGCAGGACAACGTTGTTTAGCTGCATCGATTGCTGTTACCGTGGGGGAAGCACGGCACAGCTTTACAGACGCGATCGCGGAAACTGCTAAAAAGCGCATAGTGGGTAATGGCTTAGATCAGGGTGTGGAAATGGGGCCAGTCATCACCGCCCAAAGTAAAACGCGAATCGAGGAATTAATTCAACAGGGAAGAGAGGAAGGCGCAAACCTATTGGTAGATGGGCGTTATCCCAAGATTTCCGGCTATGAACAAGGTAATTTTATTCGCCCGACGATTCTGCAAAACGTTGATCGAGTGGGGAAAATTGCCCGCACAGAAATTTTTGGCCCGGTGCTGAGTTTAATCCATTTGGATAGTATTGATGATGCGATCGCCTTAGTCAATAGCGGTCAATATGGCAACATGGCTTGTTTATTTACTAGCAGTGGTGCAGCATCTCGCAAGTTTCGCTACGAAGCAGAAGCGGGTAATATTGGCATTAATATTGGCGTTGCTGCACCGATGGCATTTTTTCCATTTAGCGGTTGGAAAGAAAGTTTTTTTGGTGACTTACATGGGCAAAGCAATCACGCAGTCGAGTTTTTCACTCAAACCAAAGTCGTAGTTGAACGCTGGCCCAGCGATTGGTCACGTCAGTTTTGA